The Gemmatimonadota bacterium DNA segment TCTTCCGGACCCCAGACCCGTTGGACGCATGGCCTGGTATCACTGTATTCCAGCGGATGTGTGCGGAGATGAACGGGAGGAGGTGGTTCTGTACAATCCGTGGGATTCCGCGATCTATATTTATACCCCGTATCCCCTGGATGAGAGTCTGTATCGCGGATACCAGTCCTCTGCGAGACAATACAATGTGAGGTTGATGGATTAGGTCATGCCAGTGATGCAAGAAATTCTTTGCACTACTGGTAAGTATTTGTCAACAGATTTGTTGATAAATATTACTGAAAAAACAACAGGGAAGCAATAACGTCATAATAAACAAGTCTTTGCTTGCAGTTCATCTACGAGCACTTTCTGGTTTTCAGAGTAATCCACGGGTATTTCGACGAGGTGTACGCCGCCTTTGGCATAACATTTTTCCAGCAGGGGTACGGTCATTTCTGTAGATTTCACGCGGTGTCCATGCGCGCCATAACTGTTGGCGTACATGACAAAATCCGGGTTGTCAAATTCCAGTCCAAAATCGGGAAGCCTCATCCCGTATTGTTTCCAGCGGATCATGCCGTAGGCATTATCTCGTAAGATCAAGACGACGAGATTGAGGTTGAGTCTTACGGCTGTTTCCAATTCCTGGCTGTTCATCATAAAACCACCGTCGCCACAAATCGCCATGACCCGCCGGTTGGGATAAAACCGCGCGGCTTCCATTGCCGAGGGCAAGCCCGCGCCCATGGTGGCAAGGGCGTTGTCCAGCAATACGGTGTTGGGTTGCGTGGTTGGGTAGTTGCGCGCAAACCAGATTTTGTACACGCCGTTATCCAGCGCAATGATGCCGTCTTCGGGCAGGACTTTGCGGACGTCCCAGACGAGGCGCTGGGGTTTTACCGGGAAGCTGTTGTCGTTTTCTCCCAGACGTATGTGTTCTTGAATCTGGTCGCGGATGCGCATGTAATAGTCAAAGTCGTGCGAGGCTGTTTTGCAGGTTTTGTCGGCGAGGCGCCGGATGGTATTTGCAATGTCGCCTACTACTTCCAGTTGCGGAAAATAGACATTATCTACCACGGCCGATTGGAAGTTGATGTGGATGACCCGGGTTGCCCCTTCGTCGTGTGACATGAAAAATGGCGGTTTTTCCACGACATCGTGTCCGACGTTTATGATCAGGTCGGCGCGTTCAATCGCGCAGTGGAGATAGTCGCCATCGGAGAGTGCTGCGGTGCCCAGAAATAGGGGATGAAGACCGCCAACGACGCCTTTGCCCAGCTGGGTATTGAAAAAGGGTATGCCGGTTTTGTCGAGGAAGTGCGCCACGGATTCCCAGATGCGCTTGCGGTTGGTGCCCGCGCCCAGGAGGAGCAAGGGCCGCGTGGCTTCTTTGATCATTTTTACCGCGTCGTCAATGGCGCGTTCATTGGCGTCGCCGCGTCTGCATGTGCTGATGTTAAAGACCGGCGTGGTGTGTTCGTCAACGGGTTCTTCGGCGACATCTTCCGGCAATTCCA contains these protein-coding regions:
- a CDS encoding acetolactate synthase large subunit translates to MNASDLFVKALENEGVEYIYGVPGEENLAFLEALRKSSIKLILTRHEQGAAFMAATYGRLTGKAGVCLATLGPGATNFVTGAAYAQLGGMPLLMITGQKPIKKSKQGQFQIIDVVSMMEPLTKYTRQIVNVDMIPSMVREAFRLAQEERPGAVHLELPEDVAEEPVDEHTTPVFNISTCRRGDANERAIDDAVKMIKEATRPLLLLGAGTNRKRIWESVAHFLDKTGIPFFNTQLGKGVVGGLHPLFLGTAALSDGDYLHCAIERADLIINVGHDVVEKPPFFMSHDEGATRVIHINFQSAVVDNVYFPQLEVVGDIANTIRRLADKTCKTASHDFDYYMRIRDQIQEHIRLGENDNSFPVKPQRLVWDVRKVLPEDGIIALDNGVYKIWFARNYPTTQPNTVLLDNALATMGAGLPSAMEAARFYPNRRVMAICGDGGFMMNSQELETAVRLNLNLVVLILRDNAYGMIRWKQYGMRLPDFGLEFDNPDFVMYANSYGAHGHRVKSTEMTVPLLEKCYAKGGVHLVEIPVDYSENQKVLVDELQAKTCLL